TAACTTATAGGTTATTTTCTAGCCAGCACAGCCATGACTTGTGCCATTTGCTGTTTTAACCGTTCTATATCTGCCTGCATAGCAGCAATTTTTCCATTCAAAGCTTGCAGTTCGGATGATGATGTGCTGGTTCCAGTTGCTGTTGCAGCCACCTGTGGCGCTACTGGTGCTGTTGCTCCTCCTTGGCGCGGCAGTTTTGACTTTACCATTGCCGCTTTAATTGCACCGATTAAATCTTTTTGCTCGAACGGTTTAGGGATAAATTCAAAATACTCGAATGGCTCTGGAATTTTCTCGACAACTTCTTCTTTGCGCCCCGACATTAAGACTAAAGGAATTTTTTGGAGTTCGGCATTTTGTTGGATTTGCTGATACACCTCCCAGCCGCTGAGTTTAGGTAACAAAAAATCAAGCATAATCAGGTTCGGTCGTTCTTGACGAATTAAGTTGAGTCCTTCCAAACCATCTTTTGCTTCTAAAACATCAAAGTTGCCAGGTGGCAACATTTCTTTGACGCGC
This window of the Chroococcidiopsis thermalis PCC 7203 genome carries:
- a CDS encoding response regulator, with product MASNKIVVIDDSRVIRMRVKEMLPPGNFDVLEAKDGLEGLNLIRQERPNLIMLDFLLPKLSGWEVYQQIQQNAELQKIPLVLMSGRKEEVVEKIPEPFEYFEFIPKPFEQKDLIGAIKAAMVKSKLPRQGGATAPVAPQVAATATGTSTSSSELQALNGKIAAMQADIERLKQQMAQVMAVLARK